The Thermodesulfobacterium sp. TA1 sequence GAAGCATATATCGGATTAAACCCAATACCTGCAAGCATGGCTGCAGAAATAGCAACCGGAGTACCAAAACCAGCAGCACCCTCTAAGAAAGCACCAAAACAAAAAGCTATAAGGATAGCCTGCACCCTTCGGTCGTTACTTATCGCTGCTAACGAATTTTTAATGATTTCAAACTGCTTTGTCTCTACCGAAAGGTTATAAAGATAAATAGCGGTGATTACAATCCATGAAACAGGCCAAAGCCCAAAAAGAAAACCATTAAGAGTAGAAAGTACCGCTAATTTAACCGGCATTTTGTAGGCTACTACCGCTATGATTAAAGCTATAAAGACAGCACCTACAGCAGCCCAATGCCCCTTCATCCTTTTGTAGGCTAAAGCCCAAAAAAGGAAAAAAATCGGGATGGATGCTACCAAAGCTGATAAACCAAGATTACCTAAAGGATTTACATCCATCTGCCAGGCCATAACCATACCTCCTTTTAAAAATTTTAAAAATACTACTTCTTTAGTTGCAACTTATAAACCTTTTTAAACCTAAGTCAAGTCCTAATTTTTTTAGTATTTTATTAAATTTCTTTAAAACTTTAGATAAAAATATCACAAGCTCTTTTTTTTGTTTTTTTTTCTTTTTTTTTTGAGATTTCTATTTTGCTAAAAATAAAAAATTGTCCTGAAACTTTTAAAAAGAGTTTCAGGACAGCAAATGGCATTAGGTGACTATTATAATAACTATTCTGAAACTTTTCCCTCAAAGGTTTCTGTTGCAGACTTTTCTCTTAGGATCTTTACCTAAACCCCTAAAAAATCTGTCATAATAAGAACTACCATAAAAATCATTACTGCGGAAAGCATAGTGCCTCTTTTAATCTCCTTCTCTACCTTCTCAAAGCCTGATTCGTTCCTCCATTTCAAGCCTTTACTTCCTCATAAAACAACCAAAGTCTCTTTTATGACCTGATTTATAACCTGAAGCTCTCTTAAGCCTTCAATTTCCCCACACTTTGTAAGTAAATTTCTGGTATAAATTTCTGGTATAAAGCCGTTTTTAGCTTTCTTGTTATTGTTCAAGATAAATACGTGCTGAATTCCTTATGAAAAAAGTTTTAAAATCTCTTCTAAAGAATAAAAAGTCAGTAATCTTTGTTTGTTTTTAGAGAAGCTACCATGCCTTTTATCCTTCTCAAGGCTTTACACAATTAATGAGACAATACCTTTTACCTTAAAACTTTTACGCAAAAATCTTTAAAGCCAACCTAAAAATTTTAATCCCAAAATTAGAGACTTAACCAAACAGTAAAAGTTTTTACCGTAGAACACATCAACAAAACTTTAAAGAAAATATTTTATGTCAACAATATATTATAATATATTTTAAAAGAAACGAGATTATATAAAAAAGTATTTAAAAAGTAAACTATTAAGATTTTTTGAAAATTTTAATAAAAAATGAAGAAATAACACAATTTTAAAAGCTTAAAATTTTTAATCCTAATTTTTAACAAATTTTTCCGCTTGACTTTTGCAAACAGCTGAGATATTTTAAGGGCAAAAAGAGACAAGATAATGTGAAAAAAATAACTTTATGAGGGTAAAAGATGTTGGATTTCATTTTTAAGCCTACAAGCATAGCGGTAGTAGGTGCTTCTGAGGAGGAAAAAAAGATAGGGCATGTCATCCTAAAAAACCTTTTAACCCAAGGATATACTGGCAAAATTTTTCCTATAAATCCTAAAAGGAAAGAAATACTTGGGCTTAAGTGTTATTCTTCGGTATCGTCTGTAAAGGAAAAGATAGACTTAGCCATAATCGTGGTTCCGGCTAAAGTAGTCCCTTCTGTGTTAAAAGATTGCGGAGAGGCTGGAGTGAAAGGGGTGGTGGTGATTACTGCAGGGTTTAAAGAAACCGGTGAAGAGGGGGCAAGGCTTGAAAGAGAAATTATAGAAACGATTAAAAAGTATGGGATTAGGATGGTAGGTCCCAACTGCTTGGGGGTAATAAACACTGAAATAGGGATGAACGCTACTTTTGCCCCAGAGCTTCCACCTAAAGGTAGGGTTTCCTTTTTTTCTCAATCTGGGGCTTTAGGGGTAGCTTTGATAGATTGGGCAATAGGAAGTGGTTTTGGTTTTGGAAAGTTCGTAAGTTTTGGGAACAAGGCTGACTTAAACGAAACAGATTTTTTAGACTATTTTGGGGAAGATGAAGACACAGATATCATCCTTGGTTACATAGAAGATATCAAAGATGGCAAACGTTTTATAGAAGTTGCCCAAAAGGTAGCCAAGAAAAAACCGGTTATCATCATAAAATCTGGTGCTACTGAGGCTGGTGCTAGAGCGGCTTCTTCACATACAGGGGCTTTAGCCGGTTCAGATAGGGCTTTCAGTGAAGCCTTCAGAAAAGCTGGAGTGATACGAGTTGAGGGGATAAAAGAACTTTTTGAAGTTGCTGAGATTTTTAAAAGTGGAAAACTTCCTGCAGGAGAAAAATTACTTATTGTTACCAACGCAGGTGGTCCTGGAATTATAGCGGCAGATACCGCAGAAAAAACCGGGCTTAAGCTCTATCCTATGTCTAAGGAATCTATCGAATACTTAGCAGAAAGGCTACCCTCTACGGCTGCCCTTTACAACCCTGTAGATGTAATAGGAGATGCTACTTCAGAAAGATATTTGGTGGTTTTAGAAAGGGCGATAATTGACCCAAACGTAGATGGAGTTTGTGTAATCCTTACTCCTCAAGCCATGACAGATGTAGAAAACATTGCCAAAATAGTGGTTGAAAAAAGTCAAGAGACAGCAAAACCTTTTATAGGCTGTTTTATCGGAGGGCCTAAGGTCAAACAAGCAACCCTTTACTTAAAACAAAACAATATAGCCTGCTATGAAGACCCATTAATAGCTGTAAGTGCTTATAGTAAGTTAGTAAGCTACGTAAAATATAAAAACAGAGAAGAAGAGGAATATGTAAGATTCCCTATCCCTGAAGAGGTTAAAAAAGAAATAAATCTTATCCTTGAAACTCTTAGAGATGCCGGAGTAAACGTTATAGGAGAAGAAAACGCCATGAAGATATTAAGTTTCTATGGGATTGAGTTTCCTAAAAGAGGTCTTGCCAGAACCCCTGATGAAGCGGTTAAAATTGCAGAACAAATCGGCTACCCTGTAGTTATGAAAATTAGTTCCCCTCATATCGTCCATAAAACTGATGTTGGAGGCGTAAAAATAGGTCTTAAAGATGAAAAAGAAGTAAAAGAAGCCTTTTTTGAGATGACGATAAACGTTAAAAGAGCTATACCTGGGGCTTATATTAAAGGGGTAAACATCTATGAAATGGTAAGCGGCGGAAAAGAAGTAATCTTAGGGGTAACTTATGATAATACCTTTGGACATATGCTAATGTTTGGTTTAGGTGGAATCTATGTAGAGGTCTTAAAAGATGTAAGTTTTAGACTTGCACCGGTAAGCAAAAAAGAAGCCTACGAAATGTTAACAGAAATAAAAGGCAAAAAACTATTAGAAGGGGTAAGAGGAGAAAAGCCTTGCGACAAAGACGCCATAGTAGACAAAATACTTCGATTATCTCAGTTGGTCCAAGATTTCCCTATCATTAAAGAAATAGACATCAACCCTTACTTGGTAAAAGAAGTAGGAGGTGTAGCTTTAGACGCAAGAATAATTATAGGGTAATAGTTATAAACATTAGGTTAAATCTCTGAAAAAAACAGGAGGTATAGATATGAAGGCTATATTTTTAGTGTCAAACAGACCTTTTACCGGAAGAAACGTTTTAGCTTTAGGACTGGCTTTAAACCTTAAAGAAAAAGGTAATAAGGTTGGGTACATGAAGCTAATAGGTAAAGTTCCGATAAAGGTAGGAGATAAGATCCTTGACGAAGAAGCCATGTTTATCCATCAGGTCTTAGAAAGTGAAGACCCGGTTGAGTGGTCCTGCCCGTTTGTGTTTACTTATGATATCCAGTATAAACTTTTTGAAGGAGAAGGTGTAAGTTTAGACCAACAGATAAAAGAGGTGATAAAAAAACAAGCTGAACTTAAAGATTATCTTTTTGTCGTAGGAGGAGACAACATTTTTGAAGGCTACAGCCTGGGGATAGATTGTTTTCATTTGATAAAAGAGTTAGATGCCAAGGGAGTAATAGTTCAGCTTTGGGATGGGGAGACCTCGGTAGACGATATCCTTGGGATAAGGGAGCTTTTGGGTGCAAGTTTTGCGGGTGCGGTGATAAACAAGGTCCCTGTTGAGGAGTATCCTTATGTAAAGGAGAAGGTGGTGTCTTATTTAGAAGGGAAAGGGGTAGAGGTTTTAGGGGTATTTAAGCGGGATAAGTTGCTTGAGGCAGTAACGGTTAGGACGTTGCTTGAGGTGGTTAACGGAGGGATAGTGTGTTGTGAGGATAAGCTTGATGAGTTTGTAGAGAACATAACGATCGGTGCGATGGACCCTGAGAATGCGATGAGGTATTTTTTGAGGATACCTAACAAGGTGGTGATAACCGGTGTAAACAGGACAGACATTCAGATTTTAGCCTTAGAGACCTCTACTAAGTGTTTACTTTTGACAGGAGGATTATACCCAAGTGAGATGGTGGTTAACATAGCTAAGACCAAAGGGGTGCCTGTGGTGGTTACTTCTCTTGATACCTTTTCCTCGGTTGAAAAAATACAAGGTTTAGTAGGTAAAGCCATTCTTAAAGAAAAAGGCAAAGCTTTAAGGGCTAAAGAGATGATAGCTAAGGACTTCAAATTAGAAAGGTTTTTATCTAAAGTGAACAACAATAAACCACAATAAGAGGTGGGATATGATTGAGATTAGACTACATGGAAGAGGTGGGCAGGGGGCGGTTACCTCTGCCGAGCTTATCGCTGTGGCTGCTATCTCCCAGGGTGATTATGCTCAAGCCTTCCCAAGCTTCGGACCTGAAAGAAGAGGGGCTCCGGTCCAAGCCTTCGCAAGAATCGACAAAAAACCTATCCGCTCAAGAGAAAAAATCTATGAACCTGACGTCATCCTCGTTCTTGACCCCACTCTACCCAAAATCGTTAACATCACCCAAGGCCTTAAATCCTCTGGTATCGCTATCCTTAACTCCCATCTCCCTGAACCCGAATTA is a genomic window containing:
- a CDS encoding 2-oxoacid:acceptor oxidoreductase family protein, with the protein product MIEIRLHGRGGQGAVTSAELIAVAAISQGDYAQAFPSFGPERRGAPVQAFARIDKKPIRSREKIYEPDVILVLDPTLPKIVNITQGLKSSGIAILNSHLPEPELRKLLNNFPGKIAAVDATKIAIEELGLPITNTTMLGAFLKATSLISLSAIEEALNARFGRLAEKNINALKRAIDETKIY
- a CDS encoding DRTGG domain-containing protein, with product MKAIFLVSNRPFTGRNVLALGLALNLKEKGNKVGYMKLIGKVPIKVGDKILDEEAMFIHQVLESEDPVEWSCPFVFTYDIQYKLFEGEGVSLDQQIKEVIKKQAELKDYLFVVGGDNIFEGYSLGIDCFHLIKELDAKGVIVQLWDGETSVDDILGIRELLGASFAGAVINKVPVEEYPYVKEKVVSYLEGKGVEVLGVFKRDKLLEAVTVRTLLEVVNGGIVCCEDKLDEFVENITIGAMDPENAMRYFLRIPNKVVITGVNRTDIQILALETSTKCLLLTGGLYPSEMVVNIAKTKGVPVVVTSLDTFSSVEKIQGLVGKAILKEKGKALRAKEMIAKDFKLERFLSKVNNNKPQ
- the acs gene encoding acetate--CoA ligase alpha subunit; the protein is MLDFIFKPTSIAVVGASEEEKKIGHVILKNLLTQGYTGKIFPINPKRKEILGLKCYSSVSSVKEKIDLAIIVVPAKVVPSVLKDCGEAGVKGVVVITAGFKETGEEGARLEREIIETIKKYGIRMVGPNCLGVINTEIGMNATFAPELPPKGRVSFFSQSGALGVALIDWAIGSGFGFGKFVSFGNKADLNETDFLDYFGEDEDTDIILGYIEDIKDGKRFIEVAQKVAKKKPVIIIKSGATEAGARAASSHTGALAGSDRAFSEAFRKAGVIRVEGIKELFEVAEIFKSGKLPAGEKLLIVTNAGGPGIIAADTAEKTGLKLYPMSKESIEYLAERLPSTAALYNPVDVIGDATSERYLVVLERAIIDPNVDGVCVILTPQAMTDVENIAKIVVEKSQETAKPFIGCFIGGPKVKQATLYLKQNNIACYEDPLIAVSAYSKLVSYVKYKNREEEEYVRFPIPEEVKKEINLILETLRDAGVNVIGEENAMKILSFYGIEFPKRGLARTPDEAVKIAEQIGYPVVMKISSPHIVHKTDVGGVKIGLKDEKEVKEAFFEMTINVKRAIPGAYIKGVNIYEMVSGGKEVILGVTYDNTFGHMLMFGLGGIYVEVLKDVSFRLAPVSKKEAYEMLTEIKGKKLLEGVRGEKPCDKDAIVDKILRLSQLVQDFPIIKEIDINPYLVKEVGGVALDARIIIG